The sequence GGTGGCGCGGGAGGCGGTGCAACTGCACGGCGCCATCGGCGTCACCGACGAATACGACCTGGGCCTGTATCTGCAGCGTGCTCTGGTGTTGGCCGCCTGGCTGGGCAATGGCAACCAGCAGCGCCGCCGCTACGCCAACCTCACCCAAAACGCCACCGCGCAGGAGCACGCATGAACACCACCGCCTCCAGGGCCACCGACTGGAATGCACTCGACAACGCCAGCTTCCGCGCCGCCCTGCGCGAATTTTTTGAAAAACATTTCCCCAGCGAATGGCGCTACCCGCAACGGCGCCTGCGCTGGTCCGAAATCGGCCCTTGGTACCTGAAGCTGTCGGAAAGAGGCTGGGTCGCGCCGAGCTGGCCCACGCAGTACGGCGGCATGGGCCTGAGCCCCGAGAAACTCATCATCTTCATCGAAGAGCAGGAGCGCTGGGGCGTGGCGCGCGCGCCCGACATGGGCATCACCATGGTCGGCCCGCTGCTGATCAACCACGGCAACCAGACCCAGCGCGCCTACTACCTGCCCAAAATCATTGCCGGCGAGCACATCTGGTGCCAGGGTTACTCGGAACCCAATTCGGGCTCCGACCTGGCCAGCCTGCGCACCGAAGCGGTGGTCGACGGCGACGACTTCATCGTCAACGGGCAAAAGACCTGGACCACGCTGGCGCAGGACGCCACCCACATCTTCCTGCTGGTGCGCACCGACAAAACGGCCAAGAAGCAGGAAGGCATCAGTTTCCTGCTGGCCGACATGAAAACGCCGGGCATCACGGTGCGCCCCATCCGCAACATCGCGGGCAGCGAAGACTTCTGCGAGGTCTTCCTGGAAAACGTGCGCGTGCCGCGCAGCAACATCGTGGGCGAGCTCAACAAGGGCTGGACCATCGCCAAGGCGCTGCTCGGCTTCGAACGCATCTTCCTGGGCAGCCCCAAACAAAGCCAGTACGCGCTGGCGCGCGTGCAGGAAGCCGCGCAGCGGCTCGGCCTGTTCGAAGACACCGGCTTCGTGGACCGCTACACCAAGCTGGCGCTGGACGTGGCCGACCTGGGCGCGCTCTATGGCCGCTTCATCGAGCAGGTCAAACGTGGCGAAACCCTGGGCCCCGATGTCTCCATGCTCAAGCTGTTCGGCACCGAAACCTATTCGCGCCTGGCCGACCTGCTGGTCGATGTCATGGGATCGAGTGGTGGCACGCCCGGATCCACCGCCCTGCCCGGTGGCAAAACCGATGCGTTGACCAGCTTCTACAACGCGCGCCCAGCCACCATCTACGGCGGCAGCAACGAGGTGCAACGCAACATCCTGGCTGCCAGCGTGCTGAAGCTGCCGTCATGAGCGCATCGGGCTATCCGGCATTTGACGGCCCCGGCCCGGATGCTCAGTTCGTGCAGGCGCTGGCGCAAGGCCGCTTTCAGATCCAGCACTGCATGGCCTGCGGCCAGCATGTGTTTTATCCGCGCGCGCTGTGCACCCATTGCGGCTCGGCCCAGCTCGACTGGATTGAACCCAGCGGGGTCGGCTGCGTCTATTCCAGCACCACGGTGCGCCGCAAGCCGCAAGCCGGTGGCGACTACAACGTGGCGCTGGTGGACCTGGCCGAAGGGCCGCGGCTGATGTCGCGCATCGATGGCATTGCGCCTGACCAGGTGCGCATCGGCATGCGCGTGCAGGCGCGCGTGATCGACGATCCGGCCAAGGGCAAGTTGCTGGTCTTCTTCCCCGCGGGCGCCACACCATGAGCGCCGCGTCGGGCCGTTCCCAAGCAAGCTCGCACCGCAGTGCGCAGCACGAAGGTCCTCCATGAGCACCACATCTCCCCTGCGCGGCGCGGCCGCCATCGTGGGTGCCAGCCTGGGCGGCGTGCCCATGACCCCCGGTCGCAGCGCGCTCGAAATTCTGGGCGAAGCGGTGCACGGCGCGCTGGCCGATGCCGGCTTGAAGCTGTCCGATGTCGATGGCCTGTTCACCGGCTCGTCCTACCACTTCCTCGCCGGTTTGTCGGTGGCCGAATATCTGGGCATCCATCCCAAGTTTTGCGAATCCACCATGGTCGGCGGCTCGTCTTATGTGGGCCACCTTCTCACCGCTGCCATGGCGTTGCACACCGGCCAGTGCGAGGTAGCGCTGATCTGCTACGGCAGCAACCAGGGCTCGGGCTTTGGCAAGCTCAAGTCGATGGCCGAAACGCCCTTGTACGAAGCGCCCTACGAGCCGCGCTACCCGATCTCCAGCTACGCCCTGGCCGCAGCGCGCCACATGCACCAGTACGGCACCACGCGCGAGGACCTGGCGCACATCGCGGTGGCGGCGCGCCAGTGGGCGCAACTCAATCCGCTGGCCTACGCGCGCGATCCGCTCAGCATCGAACAGGTGCTGGCTTCGCGCCTGGTGAGCGATCCGCTGTCGGTGCTCGATTGCTGCCTGGTCACCGACGGCGGCGGCGCCCTGGTGCTGGTGCGCAGCGAGCGGGCGAAAGACTTTCCCAAACCACCGGTCTATGTGCTGGGCGCGGCCGCCGCCACCTGGCACCGCCAGATCGGCTCCATGCCCGACCTGACGGTCACCGCCGCCGCCGAGTCGGGGCCGCGCGCCTTCGCCATGGCCGGACTGGCACCGAAGGACGTGGACGTGCTGGAGTTGTACGACGCCTTCACCATCAACACGCTGCTGTTCCTCGAAGACCTGGGCTTTTGCGCCAAGGGCGAAGGCGGCGCTTTCGTGCGCAACGGGCGCATCGCGCCGGGCGGCGCATTGCCGGTCAACACCAATGGTGGCGGCCTGTCGTGTTGTCACCCGGGCATGTACGGCATGTTCCTGCTAATCGAAGCGGTGCAGCAACTGCGCGCCGAGGCCGGCGCGCGCCAGGTGCCAAATGCGCAGATCGCCCTGTGCCACGGCAACGGCGGCGTTCTCTCAAGCCAGGTGACGGCCCTGCTGGGCACGGCCGCCACCGTCTGATTTTTTTACATCAACAACCAGGAGTCATTTCATGAACAAAGGCATCATGCTGCAAGACAAAGTCGCCGTGGTCACCGGCGCGGGCCGGGGCATCGGCCGCGACATCGCACTGATGATGGCGGCGCAAGGCGCCAAGGTGGTGGTCAACGACATCGGCGCCTCGGTCGGCGGCGAAGGCAATGACGCCAGCCACGGCCAGCAGGTGGTCAACGAGATCAAGGCCGCTGGCGGCCAGGCCATTCTCAGCACCGACAGCGTCTCGACCTGGCCCACGGCCAACCGCATCATCGAATGCGCGGCCGACACCTTCGGGCGCATCGACATCGTCGTCAACAACGCCGGCATCCTGCGCGACCGCTTGTTCTTCAACATGTCGCCCGAGGAGTGGAGCGCCGTCATCGACGTGCACCTCAACGGCAGCTTCTTCACCTCGCGCGCCGCCGCGCCACATTTCAAGACGCAGAAGTCGGGCGCCTATGTGCACATGACTTCCACGTCCGGCCTGATCGGCAATCTGGGCCAGGCCAACTACGCCGCTGCCAAGCTGGGCATCGTGGCCATGTCGCGCCACATCGCCGGCGACATGCAACGCTACAACGTGCGTTCCAACTGCATCTCGCCGTTCGCCTGGAGCCGCATGATCGGCGCCATCCCCACCGACACACCCGAGCAACAGGCACGCGTGGAAAAACTGAAAAAACTCGGTACCGAGCAGATTGCGCCCATGGCCACCTTCCTGGCCAGCGATGCTGCAGCCGACGTCACGGCCCAGATCTTCGCCGTGCGCGGCAACGAGATTTTCCTCATGAGCCAGTCGCGCCCGATCCGCGGCATGCACACCGCCGAGGGCTGGACACCCGAGACCATCGCCGAGCGCGTGTTGCCCGCCATGAAGCAGAACTTCTATCCGCTGGAGAGCTCGAACATCGTGTTCTCCTGGGATCCCGTCTGACGTCATCTGCCATGGCGATCAACTACGAGAAACTGATGGCATGGCCGTTCGAGGACGTTCGCCATCGCTACACCCAGCGCGACACCATGCTCTACGCATTGGGCGTGGGCCTGGGCACCGACCCGACCAACGAGACCGAGCTGCGCTTTGTCTATGAAAAGAACCTGCTGGCGCTGCCCACTCTGCCGGTGGTGCTGGGCTATCCCGGCATGTGGCTCAAGGACCCGGCCACCGGCGTTGACTGGGTGCGGCTGGTGCATGGCGAACAGGGCTTGCGCCTGCACCGGCCGGTGCCGCCCGAGGGTGAAGTGATCGGGCGCACGCGGGTGAGCCAGATCATCGACAAGGGGCCGGACAAGGGGGCTCTGATCTACACCGAGCGCACGGTGACGGACGCCACCAGCGGCGAACTGCTGGCCACGCTGACCTCGACCACCTTCTGCCGCGCCGACGGTGGCTTTGGCGGCCCGGCCGGGCCGGTCAAAACCGTGCATGAGCTGCCCACGCGCGCGCCTGATCACAGCGACGATTTCGCCACCCAGCCGCGTGCCGCGCTGATCTACCGCCTCTCGGGCGACTACAACCCGCTGCACGCCGAACCCGCGGTGGCAAGCGCCGCTGGTTTCAAGCAGCCCATCCTGCACGGCCTGGCCACCTACGGCATCGCCGGCTGGGCACTCACCCAGCGCGTCTGCGGCGGCGACCCGAGCGCCCTGCAGTCGCTGGATGTGCGTTTTTCGTCACCCGTTTACCCCGGCGAAACGATACGCACCGAGCTCTGGGTGGATGGCAAGGTCGTTTCCTTTCGCGCCCGCGCCGTCGAACGCGACATCGTCGTGCTGAACAACGGACGCGCCGAGCTGCGCTGACCGTCCTTTGCCTTTCATTTTCGTTTTCGTTTTCAATTTTTTTCAAGGAGCCTCAACATGAACTACGCTGACTTTCAATTCCTCAAGTTCGACCACAAGCCCAACGGCGTGCTGGTCATCACCATCAACCGCCCCGAGGTCATGAATGCCACCAATGGCCGGCTGCACTGGGAGCTGACCAAGATCTGGGGCGTGGTCACTGACGATGCCAAGACCAAGGTGGCGGTCATCACCGGCGCGGGCGACCAGGCCTTCTCGGCCGGCGGCGACCTGGAATGGGTGGCCGGCATGGTCGGCAACCCGAAGGAAATCGCCAACACCATGACCGAGGCTTCGGACGTGGTCTACAACATGATGGCCTGCGACAAGCCCATCATCTCGGCCATCAACGGCGTGGCCGTCGGTGCCGGTCTGGCAGTCGCCTTCCTGGCCGACATCAGCATCATGGCCGAGGAGGCCAAGATTACCGACGGCCATGTCAAGATCGGCGTCGCCGCCGGCGACCACGCAGCCATTCTGTGGCCGCTGCTGTGCGGCATGGCCAAGGCCAAGTACTACCTGATGACGGCCGAGTTCGTGAACGGCAAGGAAGCCGAGCGCATCGGTCTGGTCAGCCTGTGCGTGCCGCGCGCCGAGCTGATGGACAAGGCCATGGCCGTGGCCAACAAACTGGCCAATGGCAGCCAGCAGGCGATCCGCTTCACCAAGCGCTCGCTCAACGGCTGGATGAACGTGGCGCGCCCGATCTTCGAGAGCTCGCTGGCGATGGAAATGCTGTGCTTCCTGGGCGAAGACGCCAAGGAGGGCGTGGCCTCGGTGCGCGAGAAGCGCGCGCCCGAGTTCCCCTCGGCCCAGAACTGATTGAGTTCGCTCCTTCTCCCTCTCGGGGAAGGAGCCTGAATTTCCCAAGTACACAGGAGAACACCCCATGGATTTCGCGCTGACCCAAGAACAACGGATGATCTACGAGTACGGCGACCGTATCTCGAAGCAGTTCGACCACAATTACTGGCGCGGCTACGCCAACAAGAACGAACGCCCCACCGAGTTGTACGAGCAGATCACCAACGACGGTTTTCTCGGCATCATGGTGCCCGAAGCCTATGGCGGTGCCGGCCAGGGCATGACCGAGATGCTGCTGTTCATGGAGGGACTGGCCAACAACGGCATTCCGCTGCTGAACCTGGTGGTCGGACCGACCATGACCATGGGTCTGCTGGCCAAGCACGCCAGCGAGGACATGAAGCGCCGCTTTCTGCCGGGCGGCTGCACCGGCGACATCAAGTTCTGCTTCGCCATCACCGAACCGAACGCCGGCTCGAACTCGATCGAGATCACCAGCATCGCCAAGTCCGACGGCAAGGGCGGCTTCAAGCTC is a genomic window of Hydrogenophaga sp. RAC07 containing:
- a CDS encoding SDR family oxidoreductase — its product is MNKGIMLQDKVAVVTGAGRGIGRDIALMMAAQGAKVVVNDIGASVGGEGNDASHGQQVVNEIKAAGGQAILSTDSVSTWPTANRIIECAADTFGRIDIVVNNAGILRDRLFFNMSPEEWSAVIDVHLNGSFFTSRAAAPHFKTQKSGAYVHMTSTSGLIGNLGQANYAAAKLGIVAMSRHIAGDMQRYNVRSNCISPFAWSRMIGAIPTDTPEQQARVEKLKKLGTEQIAPMATFLASDAAADVTAQIFAVRGNEIFLMSQSRPIRGMHTAEGWTPETIAERVLPAMKQNFYPLESSNIVFSWDPV
- a CDS encoding thiolase encodes the protein MSTTSPLRGAAAIVGASLGGVPMTPGRSALEILGEAVHGALADAGLKLSDVDGLFTGSSYHFLAGLSVAEYLGIHPKFCESTMVGGSSYVGHLLTAAMALHTGQCEVALICYGSNQGSGFGKLKSMAETPLYEAPYEPRYPISSYALAAARHMHQYGTTREDLAHIAVAARQWAQLNPLAYARDPLSIEQVLASRLVSDPLSVLDCCLVTDGGGALVLVRSERAKDFPKPPVYVLGAAAATWHRQIGSMPDLTVTAAAESGPRAFAMAGLAPKDVDVLELYDAFTINTLLFLEDLGFCAKGEGGAFVRNGRIAPGGALPVNTNGGGLSCCHPGMYGMFLLIEAVQQLRAEAGARQVPNAQIALCHGNGGVLSSQVTALLGTAATV
- a CDS encoding MaoC/PaaZ C-terminal domain-containing protein, with amino-acid sequence MAINYEKLMAWPFEDVRHRYTQRDTMLYALGVGLGTDPTNETELRFVYEKNLLALPTLPVVLGYPGMWLKDPATGVDWVRLVHGEQGLRLHRPVPPEGEVIGRTRVSQIIDKGPDKGALIYTERTVTDATSGELLATLTSTTFCRADGGFGGPAGPVKTVHELPTRAPDHSDDFATQPRAALIYRLSGDYNPLHAEPAVASAAGFKQPILHGLATYGIAGWALTQRVCGGDPSALQSLDVRFSSPVYPGETIRTELWVDGKVVSFRARAVERDIVVLNNGRAELR
- a CDS encoding acyl-CoA dehydrogenase family protein, which gives rise to MNTTASRATDWNALDNASFRAALREFFEKHFPSEWRYPQRRLRWSEIGPWYLKLSERGWVAPSWPTQYGGMGLSPEKLIIFIEEQERWGVARAPDMGITMVGPLLINHGNQTQRAYYLPKIIAGEHIWCQGYSEPNSGSDLASLRTEAVVDGDDFIVNGQKTWTTLAQDATHIFLLVRTDKTAKKQEGISFLLADMKTPGITVRPIRNIAGSEDFCEVFLENVRVPRSNIVGELNKGWTIAKALLGFERIFLGSPKQSQYALARVQEAAQRLGLFEDTGFVDRYTKLALDVADLGALYGRFIEQVKRGETLGPDVSMLKLFGTETYSRLADLLVDVMGSSGGTPGSTALPGGKTDALTSFYNARPATIYGGSNEVQRNILAASVLKLPS
- a CDS encoding Zn-ribbon domain-containing OB-fold protein; protein product: MSASGYPAFDGPGPDAQFVQALAQGRFQIQHCMACGQHVFYPRALCTHCGSAQLDWIEPSGVGCVYSSTTVRRKPQAGGDYNVALVDLAEGPRLMSRIDGIAPDQVRIGMRVQARVIDDPAKGKLLVFFPAGATP
- a CDS encoding enoyl-CoA hydratase/isomerase family protein, whose product is MNYADFQFLKFDHKPNGVLVITINRPEVMNATNGRLHWELTKIWGVVTDDAKTKVAVITGAGDQAFSAGGDLEWVAGMVGNPKEIANTMTEASDVVYNMMACDKPIISAINGVAVGAGLAVAFLADISIMAEEAKITDGHVKIGVAAGDHAAILWPLLCGMAKAKYYLMTAEFVNGKEAERIGLVSLCVPRAELMDKAMAVANKLANGSQQAIRFTKRSLNGWMNVARPIFESSLAMEMLCFLGEDAKEGVASVREKRAPEFPSAQN